A genomic segment from Glycine soja cultivar W05 chromosome 18, ASM419377v2, whole genome shotgun sequence encodes:
- the LOC114396705 gene encoding homeobox-leucine zipper protein ANTHOCYANINLESS 2-like translates to MSFGGFLETKQSGGGGGRIVVSDIPYNSNNGSNHSNDIMPSGAISLPRLATPTLTKSMFNSPGLSLALQSDIDGQGDMNRLMPENFEQNGLRRSREEEHESRSGSDNMDGGSGDDFDAADNPPRKKRYHRHTPQQIQELESLFKECPHPDEKQRLELSRRLNLETRQVKFWFQNRRTQMKTQLERHENSLLRQENDKLRAENMSMREAMRNPICSNCGGPAMIGEISLEEQHLRIENARLKDELDRVCALAGKFLGRPVSSLTSSIGPPMPNSSLELGVGSNGFGQGLSTVPSTMPDFGVGISSPLAMVSPSSTRPTTTALVTPSGFDNRSIERSIVLELALAAMDELVKMAQTGEPLWIRSLEGGREILNHEEYTRTITPCIGLRPNGFVTEASRQTGMVIINSLALVETLMDSNRWSEMFPCMIARTSTAEVISNGINGTRNGALQLMHAELQVLSPLVPVREVNFLRFCKQHAEGLWAVVDVSIDTIRETSGAPTFVNCRRLPSGCVVQDMPNGYSKVTWVEHAEYDESQIHQLFRPLLSSGMGFGAQRWVTTLQRQCECLAILMSSAAPSREHSAISSGGRRSMLKLAHRMTNNFCSGVCASTVHKWNKLNAGNVGEDVRVMTRKSVDDPGEPPGIVLSAATSVWLPVSSQRLFDFLRDERLRSEWDILSNGGPMQEMAHIAKGQDHANCVSLLRASAINANQSSMLILQETCTDASGSLVVYAPVDIPAMHVVMNGGDSAYVALLPSGFAIVPDGSGEEQGGASQQRAASGCLLTVAFQILVNSLPTAKLTVESVETVNNLISCTVQKIKSALHCES, encoded by the exons ATGAGTTTTGGGGGGTTTCTTGAGACCAAACAAagtggtggaggtggtggtAGGATTGTAGTTTCAGATATTCCTTACAACAGCAACAACggttcaaaccacagcaacgaTATAATGCCCTCTGGTGCAATCTCGCTGCCTCGTTTAGCCACTCCTACTTTGACCAAATCCATGTTCAACTCTCCTGGCCTTTCTCTTGCACTT CAAAGTGATATAGATGGACAAGGGGATATGAACAGATTAATGCCCGAAAATTTTGAGCAGAATGGTTTGAGAAGGAGCCGGGAAGAGGAGCATGAAAGCAGATCTGGCAGTGACAACATGGATGGTGGTTCTGGTGATGATTTTGATGCTGCCGACAACCCACCGAGGAAAAAACGCTATCACCGACACACTCCTCAGCAAATTCAAGAGCTTGAATC GCTCTTCAAGGAGTGTCCTCACCCCGATGAGAAGCAAAGGCTTGAACTCAGCAGAAGGCTTAATTTGGAAACGAGGCAAGTAAAGTTTTGGTTCCAAAATCGAAGAACACAAATGAAG ACACAATTGGAACGGCACGAGAACTCGCTGCTGAGGCAAGAGAATGACAAGCTTAGAGCTGAAAACATGTCTATGAGGGAAGCCATGAGAAATCCCATATGCTCAAACTGTGGAGGTCCTGCAATGATTGGTGAAATTTCACTCGAAGAACAGCACCTCAGAATTGAGAATGCTAGATTGAAAGATGAACTAGACCGTGTTTGTGCACTCGCTGGCAAGTTTCTGGGTCGACCCGTTTCTTCTCTAACAAGCTCAATTGGGCCTCCAATGCCAAACTCAAGTTTGGAGCTTGGTGTTGGGAGCAATGGTTTTGGACAAGGTTTAAGCACTGTGCCTTCAACAATGCCTGATTTTGGGGTTGGAATATCAAGCCCTTTAGCCATGGTGTCACCTTCAAGTACTAGACCAACCACAACAGCATTGGTGACTCCTTCTGGCTTTGACAACAGATCAATTGAGAGGTCTATTGTTCTTGAACTTGCTTTGGCTGCAATGGATGAGTTGGTGAAGATGGCACAAACTGGTGAGCCTCTTTGGATCAGAAGCTTGGAAGGGGGAAGAGAAATTCTCAACCATGAGGAGTACACAAGGACTATCACTCCTTGCATTGGCTTGAGACCCAATGGCTTTGTCACTGAGGCTTCTAGACAAACTGGAATGGTCATCATAAACAGCTTGGCCCTTGTTGAAACATTAATGGACTCA AATCGTTGGTCAGAGATGTTCCCTTGTATGATTGCTAGAACCTCAACCGCTGAAGTTATATCTAATGGAATAAATGGAACTAGAAATGGTGCCCTTCAGCTA ATGCATGCTGAGCTTCAAGTTCTTTCTCCCTTGGTTCCTGTTCGTGAGGTCAATTTTCTACGCTTTTGCAAGCAGCACGCAGAGGGGTTATGGGCAGTGGTAGATGTGTCCATAGATACCATCCGAGAAACTTCTGGAGCACCCACTTTTGTGAACTGTAGGAGGCTTCCTTCTGGTTGCGTGGTGCAAGATATGCCAAATGGTTACTCTaag GTGACATGGGTGGAACATGCAGAATACGACGAAAGCCAAATTCACCAGCTCTTTAGACCCTTGTTGAGCTCAGGCATGGGGTTTGGTGCACAACGTTGGGTTACCACTCTTCAACGCCAATGCGAGTGCCTAGCCATTCTAATGTCCTCAGCAGCTCCCTCTAGAGAACATTCAG CAATAAGCTCAGGTGGAAGGAGAAGCATGTTGAAGCTGGCACATCGCATGACGAACAATTTCTGTTCGGGTGTGTGTGCCTCCACAGTGCACAAGTGGAACAAGCTGAACGCAGGAAACGTGGGGGAGGACGTGAGAGTGATGACGAGGAAGAGCGTGGACGACCCGGGCGAGCCGCCCGGGATCGTCCTAAGCGCTGCCACATCAGTGTGGCTTCCCGTCTCGTCGCAGAGGCTCTTCGACTTCCTCCGCGACGAGCGGCTCCGAAGCGAGTGGGATATCCTCTCCAACGGTGGACCCATGCAAGAGATGGCTCACATTGCAAAGGGACAAGACCATGCTAACTGTGTCTCCCTCCTTAGAGCCAGT GCTATAAATGCGAACCAGAGCAGCATGTTGATTTTGCAGGAGACGTGCACCGACGCGTCGGGCTCGCTTGTGGTGTACGCGCCGGTGGACATTCCGGCGATGCACGTCGTGATGAACGGCGGCGACTCTGCTTACGTGGCGCTTCTCCCGTCAGGGTTCGCCATCGTGCCCGACGGGTCCGGCGAGGAGCAAGGTGGCGCGTCGCAGCAGAGGGCGGCGAGTGGGTGTCTCCTCACGGTGGCGTTTCAGATCCTTGTGAACAGCCTTCCGACGGCGAAGCTCACGGTGGAGTCGGTGGAGACGGTGAACAACCTCATCTCCTGCACCGTGCAGAAGATAAAATCAGCTCTTCATTGCGAGAGCTGA